One Novosphingobium sp. 9U genomic window, AGCTGATAGGCGAAATAGAGCAGTCCGATCACCACCACGGCCACGACCAGCCCGATCAGGAGCGGCTTGCGGCGAGACTTGTCCATCACCGCGGCGGAGGCGCCGCTGGCACCGGGCTTGCTGTCATGGCCAGGATGGCCACTCTGGTCCTGATCCTGGCCGGCAGGGCGGTCCTGCACGTCGTCACTCATCGGTAGAGACCTTCTCGTTCATGTCTTGCGCAAAGCCCCCACCAAGCGCGCGCTTCAGCGCGACTTCGGTGGAAAGGGTGCGGAAATGGGCATCGATCGCGGCCTGGCGGGACTCTATGGCGACCTGCTGTGCGCTCAGCGCCTCGATGAAGCTGGAGAGCCCGGCGTCGTAGCGCTTGTTCGCCAGGTCGTAAGCGCCCTCGGCTTCACGCCGAGCCGCGACGGCGTCCACCTCCTGCGCGCGCGCCGCGTCGCGGCTGGCGAGCGCGTCGGCGATCTCGCGCAAGGCGTCGACCACGGTGGCATTGTAGTCCGCGACCGCCAGATCGAAGCTGCCGCGCGCCTGGCGATACTCACCCCGAATCCGGCCGCCATCGAAGATCGGCAGGCTGAACGCGCCGCCGGCATTGCCGTAGGTCGATCCGCTATCGAACAGGTTGGACAGGCCCAGTGAAGTGAGCCCGATCAGGCCGCTCAGCGAAATGTTCGGCAGGTATGCGGTCTTGGCGATGTCGATCCGCTTGCCCGCCGCTTCCACCCGCAGGCGCGCCGCGACGATGTCCGGGCGGCGCCCCGCAAGAGCAATGCCCGCGTCGGTCGGCAAGGGCGTTTCGGGAAGCTGCGAGATTGCACTCGGCGTGATCGCGAGACCACGGTCCGGCCCGGCTCCGAGCAGCGCCGCGATCGCGTTGCGCCGCGCGGCGATCTGCTCGCGGTTGGCGGACAGGGCGATGCGCGAGCGCAGCGTCTCGGCCTGGCTCTGGCGCACCGGCGACTGGTTCTCCAGCCCCTGCTCGGCCCGGCGGCGGGTCAGCGCGCCCAGGCTCTCGCGCGACTGCGAGGCCTGCACCAGCGCCTCGTCACGGGCGAGCAGCCGCGACAGGTCGAAGTACGAGGAGACTACATTGCTCGCCAGGATCAGCGAGGCCTGGCTGGCGTCCGCCTGAGCGGCCTCGGCCTCGGAGGTGGCGGCGGCCAGCAGCTTGCGGCGGCGCCCCCACAGGTCCAGGTCGAAGTCTCCTGTCAGCGCCAGGTTGCCGGTGCTCTTCCAACCCTTCGGTACGAACTCGGACGGTATGCCGTTGTTGTAGCTCTGCTTGGTCACACCAGCAGACCCTCTCGCGCCGATCTGCGGCAAGGTGTCCGCGCCGGTCACTTCGGCGGCGCCCCGCGCCTGGCGGACACGCGCCTGCGCAGCCGCGACGTCCGGCGATCCGGCCAGCGCCTCTGCCACCAGCGCATCGAGCTGGGGATCGCCGTAGGCCCGCCACCATTGCTCCCGCGGCCATGCGGCGGCCGGATCGGTCGCGCGCGCAAACGTCTGAGCGGTAGCGAGCGTTGCCGGCGGGCGCGTTTCCGGCCTCGCTCCAAGGTTCGGCAAGCCGCAGGACGCGAGCGCCGTAGTCATGGCCAGAAGCGCAGGGGCCCCGACTCGTGTGATTGTTTGAACCGTCATGTTGCAGTGCGAAATCGTCCTCCGGGTTGCATCTGTCAACGAAAAACTGTACTTGCCGGTACGGTATGGAAATCGTCACCAGCAAGCGCGAGCAAAACAAGCAACGACGCCGCACCGGCATCGTGGAGATCGCCACACGTTCATTCCTGGAGCGGGGGTATGCAGCGACTAGCATGTCCGCCATCGCCGACGAGCTTGGCGGTTCCAAGGCGACACTGTGGTCGCACTTCGCCTCGAAGGAGGATCTGTTCACGGCTGTAGTGGACGATCTTGTCGCGCGCTTCTCGGTCGAGATCGAGCAAGCCCTGACCCACGACAGCTTCACCGTGGAAGGCCTGCGCCGGTATTGCTTGCGGTTCCTAAGCAAGCTGATGGGTGAACAGGCGATAGCGCTTTTCCGGCTGATGATCGCCGAAGGCGAACGGTTCCCCGAGATCGTCGCCGTGTTTCATGCGCGCGCGCCGGTGAAGATGCATGCGGCAGCCGTAGCCTACTTTGCCACCCGCTTCGCCGAGCAGGAGGCCGTGACGCTGGCCCGCCTCACCAACGCGGCGCTGGTGGGCTACAGATCGCAGGCGCTGACCCGCCCCACCCTGCCCGATGAGGCAGAGATCGAGACGTTCGTGGACGACTTCATTGCCCATCTGCGCCTACCCGCATACCGTGACGCGCAAGAAGGCGGCATGTAGCGGCTGCCTCGTGCGGCCGGCAGGGCCGACAATGCAGGAGCCCGCGTGTCAGCACCCGACCTTTCGCTTCTTGGCAAACGCCGGCTCGGGCCGATGTTCGCCGTCCAGTTCCTCGGCGCCTTCAACGACAACCTGCTGAAATACGCGCTCGTCTTCATGGCGAGCTTCACGATCTACGCCGGTGAGCCGGACAAGGCCGGGCAGCTCGGCCTGATCTCGACGGCGCTGTTCATCCTGCCATACTTCCTGTTCTCGTCGATAGCCGGACAGCTTGCCGATCGGATCGACAAGGCACGCCTCGTCCGCCTGGTGAAGATCGCCGAGATTGCGATCATGCTGCTGGCCCTCGCCGGCTTTTGGTTCCAGTCGATCCCGATCCTGCTCGTGTGCCTGTTCGGCATGGGCGTGCATTCGACGGTGTTCGGGCCGGTCAAGTATTCGATCCTGCCCCAGCACCTGCACCCGCAGGAGATCATGGGCGGCACTGGCCTGGTCGAAGGCGGAACGTTCCTGGCGATCCTGGGCGGGCAGCTGCTCGCCGGCTTCATCCCGCCGTGGGAGGCCGGGGTCGTCGCAGTCTGCCTGGCGGCGATCGGCCTCGCGATGAGCCTCGCCGTACCAGCCGCGCCGCCTTCGGGCGCAAGCCGGCCGATCGACTTCAACATTGTCCGCGGCACCTGGGCGGTGCTCAGGACGGCGCACAATGGCCGGGGCGTGTGGCTGGCGATCCTGGGCATCAGCTGGTTCTTCAGCGCCGGCGCGGTGCTCACGATCGAGTTCGCGCCGCTGGTCTCCGGGCACTTCGCCGGCAGCCAGCATGTCGTGAACCTGCTGCTGGCGGTGTTCTCGGTGGCGGTAGCGCTGGGCTCGCTGGCGGTGAACCGGCTGCTCAAGGGCGAAGTCTCGGCCCGCTACGTTCCCGTAAGCGCGCTGCTGATGGCTGCCGGCCTCATCGACCTGTGGCTTTCCTCGCGCGCATTCCAGCCGCAAGTGCCGGGCGCGAGCGTCGAGCAGTTTCTCGCCAATCCCGGCAGCTGGCGAGTGATCGCGGACCTTGTGGTCACCGCCTTTGCCGGCGGTATGTTTATCGTGCCGCTCTATGCCATCCTGCAGGTCTTCACGGTGCCGGAGCAGCGCTCGCAAGTCGTCGCGGCGAACAACATCGTCAACGCGGCCGTCAATGTGCTCGTGGTCGCGGTGGCCGCACTGCTGGTGTCACGCGGGCTCGACATCCCCGGCGTGATCGGCACGCTAGGATTCGCGACGCTGGCGGTGGCCCTGATCAGCATCTGGCTGCTACCCGAAACCGTGTTCAAGACGGTGGTGCGCTGGGTCCTGCGCGCGCTCTACCGCGTCGAGCTGAGCGGCGCCGAGAACATGCCCAAGGAGGGCGAGCCGGCCGTCGTCGTCGTCAACCATCTCAGCCTGCTCGACGGCGTGCTGCTGGGTGCCTTCCTGCCCGGCAAGCCGACTTTCGCGATCAACACGCAGATCGCGAAGTCCTGGTGGGTCAAGCCCTTCCTCAAGCTGTTCGAGGCTTTCCCGGTCGACCCGACCAACCCGATGGCGGCCAAGGCGATGGTCCGCGCGGTGAAGGAGGGCAAGACGCTGGTCATCTTCCCTGAGGGCCGCATCACCGTCACCGGCGCGCTGATGAAGGTGTTCGACGGCCCCGGCATGGTCGCCGACAAGTCGGGCGCGCCGATCGTGCCGGTGCGCCTCGACGGCCCGCAGTTCACGCCCTTCTCGCATCTCAAGGGGAAGGTGAGGACCAAGTGGTTCCCCACGATCACCATCACTGTCCTGCCGCCCCGCCACTTCGAGATCGAGGGCGAGATGAGCGCCCGCCAGCGCCGCGCCGTCGCCGGGCGGCGGCTCTACGACGTCATGAGCACGATGATCTTCGACACCTCGCACACGCATGAGACGCTGTTCGCCGCGCTGTGCGAGGCGCGCCACATGCACGGCGGCCATGCGCCGATCGTCGAGGACACGAAGCGTGAGCCGCTGACCTATGATCGCCTGATCCTGGGCGCCGAGCTGGTGGGCGAACAGCTCGCCTACGTGACAAAGCCGGGCGAGAACGTCGGCGTGCTGCTGCCCAACGTCGCGGGCGTGACGCTCGCGTTCTTCGGCTTGCAGGCCGAGGGCCGGGTGCCGGCGATGCTGAACTTCACCGCCGGGCAGGCGAACCTCGTCTCCGCCTGCCAGACCGCGTGCATCGCCACCGTCGTCACCGCGCATGCCTTCGTCGAGCAAGGCAAGCTCCAGCCGGTGATCGCCGCGCTGGAGGCGGACGGCCGGCGCGTGCTCTACCTGGAGGACATCGCCAAGCAGATCGGCACCGGTGCCAAGCTGTGGAAGCTGCTGACCAAGCTGGGCGCCGCCAGCCGGCACAAGGCGCGCCGGATCTCACCGGACGCCCCCGCAGTGGTGCTGTTCACCAGCGGCTCGGAAGGGACGCCCAAGGGCGTGGTGCTGACGCATCGCAACCTGCTGTCCAACTGCGCGCAGCTGGCCGCGCGGATCGACTTCAACCCATCCGACATCGTGCTCAACGCGCTGCCGGTGTTCCACTCTTTCGGGCTGACCGGAGGCACGCTGCTGCCGATCTTCAACGGCGTGAAGACGGTGCTCTACCCCAGCCCGCTGCATTATCGGATCGTGCCGGCGCTCGCTTACGACGCCAATGCGACGATCATGTTCGGCACCGACACGTTCCTCGCCGGCTATGCGCGCATGGCGCACAGCTACGACTTCTACTCGCTGCGCTACATCTTCGCGGGCGCCGAGCGGGTCCGCGACGAGACCCGCCGAGCCTATGCCGACAAGTTCGGCCTGCGCATCCTGGAAGGCTACGGCGCCACGGAAGCCGGGCCGGTGATCGCCGTGAACACGCCGATGCACTTCAAGGCGGGCACGGTCGGGCGACTGCTGCCGGCGATCGATCAGCGGCTCGATCCCGTCGAAGGCATCGACGAAGGCGGACGCCTGTTCATCCGCGGGCCGAACGTCATGGCGGGCTACCTGCTCGCCAGCGACCCCGGCAAGCTGCAACCGCCGGAAGGTGGCTGGCACGACACCGGCGACATCGTCACCATCGATGACGAAGGCTTCATCGCCATCAAGGGCCGCGCCAAGCGCTTCGCCAAGATCGGCGGCGAAATGGTCTCGCTACCGGCGGTCGAGGGCTATGCGAGCAAGTTGTGGCCGGATGCCGAGCACGCGGTGGTCACCCGGCCCGATCCGAAGAAGGGCGAGCAGCTGGTGCTGTTCACCACCCAGCAGGGGGCGGAGGGCAAGGCGCTACAAGCCTGGGGCCGCCAGAATGGCGTCACCGAACTGATGCTGCCGCGCGACGTGCGCGTGGTCGATACGCTGCCGGTTTTGGGCACAGGTAAGCTGGATTACGTGACGATGGCCGAGCAAGCGAAGGGCGGCGCCAAGACGGCCGAAGCCGAAGAAGAAGAAGCGCCCGACGAAGCTTAACCCTCATCCTCGCGCGCCGGGGGAGAGGATGAGGGTTACATCCAGCCTTGCTCGTGATACCAGTCCGCAGTGGCTTTTAGCCCGGAACGCGTCTCGACTTGCGGCTCCCAGATCGCCGGCGGCACGCCAGCCGCCGGATTGCCGGTCCAGTCCGGATGCGCGAGATACGCCGCGCGATCCGCCGTCATCTTCGCCCCCTTGCCGCGCAGGAAGCCGTCGATCCCCGCCGCCCGCCGCAGCGACTTCGCCGACAAGCCCAGCACCCGCGGGCGCCGGCCCACGGCCCAGCCGATCGCCAGCGCCAATTCGCGGTGCTCCCAGCCTCCAGGCCGACCATCGTCAGGTTCGAACACCGCCTGGCTCACGCCCTCGCCGCCGGGCAGCAGCGCCAGCAGCAGGCGCCCCAAGTCCTCGACGTGGATCAGCGATGCCTTGCCCTCTCCAGGCACCGGCACGACTCCCCATCGCGCCGCGCGGAACAGCTCGAACATATCCTTGTCGTGCGGGCCATAGATTGCGGGCGGACGCACCACCGTCCAGTCGAGCAGGCTCGCCTTGACGATCTTCTCGCCCTTCGCCTTGGACGCGCCATAGGCCGAGAGGCCCGGTTCCCGCGCCGACAGCGAGGAGACGTGGACGAAGCGACCGACGCCTTCCTTCAGCGCCGCGTCGACCAGGTTCAGCGTGCCGAGCACGTTGCCGGTCTCGAACCCTTGCGGATCGGGCGCGTTGACCACCCCCGCAACGTGAACCACCGCATCGACGTCGCGCACCAGCTCGGCCAAGGCGGCGCGGTTCTCCAGATCGCCGATGATCCACTCCACCCCCTCGCGCGGTACCTGCTTGGCACGCGCGAGCGCCACCAGCTGATGCCCTGCGGCGAGCGCAAGATCGACGAATGCCCGGCCGACGAAGCCGGTCCCTCCAGTCAGGGCGATGATCACTTCAGGACCAGCTGGTCGCGATGGATGACGGCAGAGCGTGGGGCATAGCCGAGCAACGCAGCATGCTCGCTGGAGTGCCGCCCTTGCAGCCGTTCGCACTCGTCGGAGCCGTATTCGGCCAGCCCGTGGGCGAGGACCTGACCATCCTCGGCGCAGATCGCCACCGGATCGCCGCGCTCGAACGGACCGGCGACCCGAGTCACACCCTTGGCCAACAAGCTGGACCCGCGCGCCAGAGCCGCCGCTGCGCCCGCATCGACGGTAAGCTCGCCCTTCAGCCGCAAGCGTCCGCCGAGCCATGCCTTGCGCGCACCGGCGCGACGCCGCGTGCTGAACAATGTGCCGATGCCCTGCTGCGCCGCGCGCGCGATCGGACGATCGTGGGTCCCGTTGGCGATCACCAGCGCGATGCCGGCCAGTTCGGCGATCTCGGCCGCTTGGAGCTTGGAACTCATGCCGCCCGAGCCCATGCCGGACGCAGAGTCGCTGCTCGCCATTGCGCGAACCTCGGGCGTCACGCCCTGCACCTGCGGGATCAGCTGCGCGCCAGCATCTCGCGGATTGCGATCGTACAAACCGTCGACATCGGAGAGCAGCAGCACGGCGCTTGCCTGGGCTGCCTGCGCCACGCGCGCCGCCAGCCGGTCGTTGTCGCCAAAGCGGATTTCCTGCGTCGCGACGGAGTCGTTCTCGTTGATCACCGGCACCGCACCGGCGTCCAGCAACCGCGCCAGGGTGGCCGTGACGTTCAGGTAACGGCGGCGATCTTCCAGGTCATCCAGAGTCAGCAAGATCTGTGCGGCGGTCACGCCCTCGCCGCCCAGCAGTTCGGCCCACAGTCCCGAAAGCGCGATCTGGCCGACGGCCGCGGCGGCTTGCGCATCGGCCAGGCTGCCGCGCCCACCCTTTTCGAGCTTCAGCCGCCCTGCCCCCAACGCGATCGATCCAGAGGACACGACGATTACACGCTGCCCACGCGCCCTTGCTTCGGCAATCTCTGCGACCAGTCCCTGCAACCACGTGCGCCGCGCACCATCCGGCCCGACCAGCAGCGACGATCCGACCTTCACCACCAGAAGCGGGCACAGTGCGGCGTCGGCAAGGTCGGAGAGGCGGGCAATCGTCATGGGAGCGCCAGCCTCTAGGCAATTCGCCAAGTCATGGAAAGCGCATGCATGCGATGCGCGGCACGGGTTGTCGTGGACGAAATCTCTTTCGCCTTACATGCTCACGACGTTCAGAGCGGCGACCAGGGTGCCTCGTCTTCCTCTTCCTGCTCACCCTGCGGCCGTTCGGTGACCGTCGCCGCCGGCAGGTGCGCGATCACGGCGTCGAGGAGTTCGTCCATCCCCTCGCCCGTCGCACCGGAGATCGCGAAAACCTCATCCGCGCCGGCGTCCTGCAACTCCTCGGCGAAGCTCGCCGCGAGTTCCGGATCGGCGAGGTCGAGCTTGTTGAGCACGATCAGCCGCGGCTTCTCGTCCAGGCCACCGCCGTACGCGGACAGCTCTTCCTCGACGATCTGCATCGCCTCGGCCGGGTCAGTGCCGGCAATGTCGATCAGGTGGATCAGCACGCGGCAGCGCTCGATATGGCCGAGGAAACGGTCGCCGATGCCGGCACCGTCCGCCGCGCCGGCGATCAGGCCGGGGATATCGGCGAGCACGAATTCGCGGTTCTTGTGGCGCACCACGCCCAGCTGCGGGTGCAGCGTCGTGAACGGGTAGGCGCCGACTTTGGCGCGGGTGTTGGTCAGCTGGTTGATGAAGGTCGACTTGCCGGCGTTGGGCAGTCCGACCAGGCCAACGTCGGCGAGCAGCTTCAGCCGCAGCCAGACATAGGCCTCCTCGCCGGGCAGCCCCGGCTGATGCTGGCGCGGCGCGCGGTTGGTGCTGGTCTTGTACGAGGCATTGCCGCGTCCGCCGAGGCCACCTTCGAAGAACACCACGCGCTGGCCAGCTTCGACCAAGTCGGCGAGCACGGTGTCGCGGTCTTCGTCGTCGGCGATGATCTGGGTGCCGACCGGCACCTTGATCACCAGGTCCTTGCCCTGCGCGCCGTTGCGGTCCTTGCCCATACCATGGCCGCCGCGTGGGGCCTTGAAGTGCTGGGTGTAGCGGAAGTCGATCAGGGTGTTGAGCCCGGCGACCGCCTCGAACACAATGTCGCCGCCTTTGCCGCCATTGCCGCCATCGGGACCGCCATACTCGACGTACTTCTCACGCCGGAAGCTGACAGCGCCCGGGCCGCCGGCGCCTGCGCGGATGTAGATCTTGGCTTGGTCGAGGAAATGCATGGCGATTCCGGTCCGGTAAGCTCAGCGGCCTGTCCAGCGGTCCGCGCAAATGCGAACGGCCGCATCGATGTGCGGCCGATCAGCGTCGATTTCAATTACTGGTGGAGCCGAGGGGGATCGAACCCCTGACCTCGTCATTGCGAACGACGCGCTCTCCCAGCTGAGCTACGGCCCCGTTCCAGCAATCGCGCGAGAGGGCTTGGCCCCGGCTCGCGAGCGGCCCCGTTAGCGAAGAGGCCGCGTCAAGGAAAGTGATATTTCGCTTACTGCGGCTGCACCGCCGGCGGGCCGGGGCGCGCAGTGGTCGTCGTGTTGCGCGCCTGGTCCGGCGCGACCACCACGATGCCGCCGTACTTGGCCTGCCATGCGGCAAGGTCCGCACGATACTGGTCGTAGGCGTCGAAGAAGGCCATAAACGGCGCTTCGATCTTGGCGAGGCCCTGCGGTGCATAGCCCTCGATCTGACCGGCCGGGACGGCCGCGATCTCGGTCGCAAGCGCCAGGGCCGCATTGCAGAACGTCGATTTCACCGGCGGCACCGCGAAGAAGTTGTAGACCTGCGTCTGGTAGGTCTCACGCTCGCGGGTGCCCGACTTGCCGAACGCGCCGTTGAAGTTCTTGGTCAACTCGGCATTGGCCTTGTCGAGCGACTTGTCGTGGACCTTGAGGAAGTCCTTGTAGCCCGCCAGGATCGGCGCGTACTCAGGCTCGACGCAGTTGAGCGCGGCGACATTGTAGGCAGAACGTAAGTTCCACACCGCCTGGGCGGTCGACACGCTGGAGTTCACGGTCTTGCGAGTGCCATCGTCCGCCGCCTCGGGGATCCGCATGTTCAGCGGCGCTCCCATCGGCGGCTGTGGCTGCGGTGGGATGACCACCACGGGCGGGGGCGGCGGCGGGGGCGTCTTCTGGGCGCAAGCTGCCAGGACGCTGATCACCGCGAGCGGTGCAAGCTTCAAGAAACTAAGGGAAAATCCCTTGGTATTCGGACGCGTCACCGGCCCACTCCGCACATTCTGAGATATTCCATCTAACCGCTTAGCCCGACAAAGCAAACGCCCGGTGCGACCGAGTCGCACCGGGCACTGCCAATCACCTGTGGAAGATTCGCGAGGAGGTCCGCGGCTTCCGTTCGTTCTCAGTCGCGCTGACCCATGAAGCTCAGCAGGAACTGGAACATGTTGATGAAGTCCAGGTACAGGCTGAGCGCGCCGAGCACGATCGCCTTGCCCGCGAACTCGGTGCCGGCGAGCACGTAGTACTCCTGCTTCAGGCGCTGGGTGTCATACGCGGTCAGGCCTGCGAAGATCAGCACGCCGAGGACCGAGATGCCCATCTGCAGCGCTGACGAACCCACGAAGATGTTCACCACCGAAGCGACCAGGATGCCGACCACGCCCATGATCAGGAACGAGCCCATCGCGGACAAGTCCTTCTTGGTGGTGTAGCCGACCAGGCTCAGGCCCGCGAACGCTGCGGCCGTCGCGAAGAACGTGGTCGCGATCGAGGCGCCGGTGAAGACCAGGAAGATCGACGAGAGCGACAGGCCCATCACGATCGCAAAGCCCCAGAACAGCGCCTGCAACGTCGAAGTGCGCATGCGGTTGGCGCCAAAGCTCATCGCCATGACGAAGCCGAGCGGCGCCAGCATGATCACCCACTTTAGCGGCGAGGTCAGGACCTGCAGCGCGAGGCCCGACTGCGCGAACAGCATCGCCACCACGCCAGAGAGCAGCACGCCCGAAGCCATGTAGTTGTAGATCGACAGCATGTGCCGCCGCAGGCCGGCGTCGTAGCCGGCGCGGGTACCCGTGCGGGCGCCCAGGCTCGGGGACGCACCGAAGCCCGTACGGGGCTGGGGGTCGTTCCAGTTAGCCATTTCAAACTCCTTTCCGGCATCGCCCAATGCGATGGTTTCCGGACGTTCTCGAATATCGTCCTGTGCCGGCGACAATTCAAGAACAACCCGAACCGGAATAGCGTAACGAAGTGTGTCAGCCGCGCGAGTCAGCCTGGCGCGCTTCGCGGCCCATTTCCGCCGATCGCCGCTCAGCAGCCCTCATTGCCGCCTCGACCAGGCGCACCAGTGCGCTGTCGGCGTCTAGCACGTCCAGCCCGGCCTGGGTCGACCCGCCTGGGCTGGCGACACGCCGCGCCAGCTCTCCCGGCCCATGCTCCGATGACGCAGCGAGGAGTGCCGCACCTTCAGCCGTCGCCAGCGCCAGACGCTGCGCCTGATCCTCAGCCACCCCGAGTGCGACGGCCCCAGCGGCCAGCGCGTCGATGTAGCGATACACGAAGGCAGGCCCGCAGCCTGCGAGTGCGGTCACGGCATCGAACAAGTCCTCGCTCGCGAGCCATTCGGGGGTGCCGAGCGGCTGCAGCAGGGTCGTTACCGCTTGACGGCCCGCTTCATCGAGCCCCTGCCCAGCCAGAGCAAGCGGCGAGCGGCCGATCGCTGCGGCCAGGTTGGGCATGATCCGCACGATCCCGCCCGCATCCGGGAAGCGCGCCGCAAGCGTCGCCAGTTCCACACCCGCCAGGATCGAGAGCAGCACCGTGCCTCGTCCCAGTGCCGGAGCGACCTGAGGTGCGACGGCGTCGAGCAGTTGCGGCTTTACCCCGAGCAGCACGACGTCGAAGTGGCCTGGCGGTACCTCGCGCACCAGCGTCACGCCCGTGGGCACCGCGGCCATGCCAGGATCGGCAACGGTGATCCGCTCGGGCGCCATGCCTCCGGCGAGCCAGCCTTGCAGCATCGCCCCACCCATGTTGCCGCAGCCGACGATCAGCACTCGGTTCAGGTCAGCCATGGCGATCGCTCAAGCCTCGCCCGCAGCGTCGACGAGCGCGGCGGCGAGCGCCTCGGCGGGGGTCTTGTCGCCCCACAGGATGAACTGGAACACCGGGTAAAAGCGGTCGCACTCATCGATCGCGGCTTCCACCACCGTCTGCGCCTGCGCCGGCCCGAGCAGCCCGTCCTCGCCCAGCATCAGCCCGTGACGGTAGAGCACGACCCCGCCGTTCGACCACATGTCGAAGTGCCCCAACCACAGCTGCTCGTTGATCAGCGACAACGCCTCGAACATCGCCTGGCGCTTGGCTTCAGGCACGCGGATCTCGGGCAAGCAGAGCAGCTGGAGCACGCGGTCTTCGGCACGCCAGATCGCCTGGAACTGGTAGGTCGCCCAGCTGCCCTTCACTTCGGCGGAGATCTCGTCCTCGCCGGCATATTCGTGCGGCCAGTCACGCGCTTCGAACAGCGCCGCCAGCATCTCCACCGGAGCGGCTTCCTCTTCGCGTTCGATCTCGTCCCCAACGCTTCTCATATATCCCGACATCACGCCTCCATGACGTGGCTACGATTGCGACGGCAGGTGTGCGCTGCACAATCGCCAGACCGCACACGCCTGCGCAAAACTCGACAAGCCTGTGAACAGCGTGTGGATAAGCCGCGGGTATTAACCAGCGGCACGCCTATTTGGCTGCAAGCGCGTCCACGACTTGTCCTGCGGGGCTGGTCCAAACAAAGGCGCCGTCGAACTCGGCCTTCTTCGACAGAGCCACGAAGGCGCTCGCCGCCTTCTGCGTTTCAAACGGTCCCACCAGGATACGGTTGGTGCGGCCCATGTCGCTGACCGATGCCTGCCGGCCCTTGAACAGCGCAGGGTTCGCCTTCACGAACCGCCGCCAGTCGAAGGCGATCGCCGACTTGTCCCGGCCCACGCCGATCTGCACCCAGATGCGGCTGGGATGGCTCGGAGCGGCCTTCTTGACGTCCGCCTTCTTGTCCTTGGCGCTGGCATTCTTGCTGCCGGCCTTGTCCTTGGCACCAGCCTTCGCGTCGTCCTCGACCACGTCTTCGGCGAGCTTGGCCGCCGCGCCCTTCTTGCCGCCTGCCTTGGCGGGGTCCGTCTTGGCCAGGTCAGCTTTCGTCTTCTCGGCCGCGAGTTTCGCAGTCTCGGCCTTCGACTTGCCGGGCTTGGCCGGTTCGGTCTTCGGAGTGTCCGGCCTGACGAGTTCGGGTGCTCGCTGCGGCAGCGCCTGTGCGCGAGCGATTGAGCGAATGTCCACCGCGCCCGCGACCGGAGCCGCCGCGGCGCTGGGTGCGCCCAGGTCGGCAAAGATCTTCTCCAGCGAGACCGGGTCAGGCGGCGTTTCGGATGGAGCCGGCGCGCTCGAAGGCGTCGATGCAGCGAGACGACCGAGATCGAACCCGGGTGCCGGCAGCGGTGAGGCCGGCGCGCTGGCGAGTGCCGGCGTGCTCGCGGTTAAAACCGATGTCGGTGTCGGAGCAGGCGTGGGCGTAGGTGCTGGCGTTGTGGCGGCGCTTGGCACCGGTGCCTGCACCAATGTCGACGAGGGCAGCTGGATCGAGCCCGTCCGGACGGTTGCCGCACGCGACGGCTGCACCGCTGTGAGCGTCTGTCGCGTCGGTTCCGGCTCAGGCGCCGTGGCCCTGGGCGTCTGCAAGCCGGCAGCACTGGCAACGGGCACCGGCGCTGGCGTGGATTGGGTCGGAGCCGACGGCGCCGGCTGAGGCGAGCGTGATGCCAGCGCCGGGTTCGTGCCACCGACCGGCGGCAGTTCGCCGTCGCGGTCGATCGCCGGC contains:
- the proB gene encoding glutamate 5-kinase — protein: MTIARLSDLADAALCPLLVVKVGSSLLVGPDGARRTWLQGLVAEIAEARARGQRVIVVSSGSIALGAGRLKLEKGGRGSLADAQAAAAVGQIALSGLWAELLGGEGVTAAQILLTLDDLEDRRRYLNVTATLARLLDAGAVPVINENDSVATQEIRFGDNDRLAARVAQAAQASAVLLLSDVDGLYDRNPRDAGAQLIPQVQGVTPEVRAMASSDSASGMGSGGMSSKLQAAEIAELAGIALVIANGTHDRPIARAAQQGIGTLFSTRRRAGARKAWLGGRLRLKGELTVDAGAAAALARGSSLLAKGVTRVAGPFERGDPVAICAEDGQVLAHGLAEYGSDECERLQGRHSSEHAALLGYAPRSAVIHRDQLVLK
- the obgE gene encoding GTPase ObgE — protein: MHFLDQAKIYIRAGAGGPGAVSFRREKYVEYGGPDGGNGGKGGDIVFEAVAGLNTLIDFRYTQHFKAPRGGHGMGKDRNGAQGKDLVIKVPVGTQIIADDEDRDTVLADLVEAGQRVVFFEGGLGGRGNASYKTSTNRAPRQHQPGLPGEEAYVWLRLKLLADVGLVGLPNAGKSTFINQLTNTRAKVGAYPFTTLHPQLGVVRHKNREFVLADIPGLIAGAADGAGIGDRFLGHIERCRVLIHLIDIAGTDPAEAMQIVEEELSAYGGGLDEKPRLIVLNKLDLADPELAASFAEELQDAGADEVFAISGATGEGMDELLDAVIAHLPAATVTERPQGEQEEEDEAPWSPL
- a CDS encoding Bax inhibitor-1/YccA family protein codes for the protein MANWNDPQPRTGFGASPSLGARTGTRAGYDAGLRRHMLSIYNYMASGVLLSGVVAMLFAQSGLALQVLTSPLKWVIMLAPLGFVMAMSFGANRMRTSTLQALFWGFAIVMGLSLSSIFLVFTGASIATTFFATAAAFAGLSLVGYTTKKDLSAMGSFLIMGVVGILVASVVNIFVGSSALQMGISVLGVLIFAGLTAYDTQRLKQEYYVLAGTEFAGKAIVLGALSLYLDFINMFQFLLSFMGQRD
- the proC gene encoding pyrroline-5-carboxylate reductase, which translates into the protein MADLNRVLIVGCGNMGGAMLQGWLAGGMAPERITVADPGMAAVPTGVTLVREVPPGHFDVVLLGVKPQLLDAVAPQVAPALGRGTVLLSILAGVELATLAARFPDAGGIVRIMPNLAAAIGRSPLALAGQGLDEAGRQAVTTLLQPLGTPEWLASEDLFDAVTALAGCGPAFVYRYIDALAAGAVALGVAEDQAQRLALATAEGAALLAASSEHGPGELARRVASPGGSTQAGLDVLDADSALVRLVEAAMRAAERRSAEMGREARQADSRG
- a CDS encoding YbjN domain-containing protein, with the translated sequence MSGYMRSVGDEIEREEEAAPVEMLAALFEARDWPHEYAGEDEISAEVKGSWATYQFQAIWRAEDRVLQLLCLPEIRVPEAKRQAMFEALSLINEQLWLGHFDMWSNGGVVLYRHGLMLGEDGLLGPAQAQTVVEAAIDECDRFYPVFQFILWGDKTPAEALAAALVDAAGEA
- a CDS encoding SPOR domain-containing protein; amino-acid sequence: MQFRRSLAAWLASAAAAGVSLCPSATMAQSLPSVSRPVVQGMPSAESQRLNAALARLARDPRDFQALIEAGDTANAMGDPEAAAGFYTRADGISPNNPRIKAGLARALVLQGNPTQAIPLFAQAEAGGSSLDVTADRGLAYDLVGDPVTAQRYYRTALSRRDDDETRRRLGVSQAIAGDTAGAEATLMPLLRKQDKPGWRSHAFALAIEGKTKEAVDTVNAILPGTLAQSVTPYLRYMPRLTRAQQAAAANLGKFPRASEIGRDDPAIAAFTPTTRLAAADAALIPQGKALGSGRSRTGQRAASTSQPTEARPLTRAQRRAQEKTAQLARAEANPRVAPPEPMPAIDRDGELPPVGGTNPALASRSPQPAPSAPTQSTPAPVPVASAAGLQTPRATAPEPEPTRQTLTAVQPSRAATVRTGSIQLPSSTLVQAPVPSAATTPAPTPTPAPTPTSVLTASTPALASAPASPLPAPGFDLGRLAASTPSSAPAPSETPPDPVSLEKIFADLGAPSAAAAPVAGAVDIRSIARAQALPQRAPELVRPDTPKTEPAKPGKSKAETAKLAAEKTKADLAKTDPAKAGGKKGAAAKLAEDVVEDDAKAGAKDKAGSKNASAKDKKADVKKAAPSHPSRIWVQIGVGRDKSAIAFDWRRFVKANPALFKGRQASVSDMGRTNRILVGPFETQKAASAFVALSKKAEFDGAFVWTSPAGQVVDALAAK